ACGTCAGTCGGCTTAACGAAGACCTCAAGAAGCGCGAATTGTTGGGGTGCGAGATCGCCGAGGCGCTCAGGGAGCCGGACACGATCAAGTGGCGCGCTGAGCGGGCCGCTGCCGAGCACGAGGACTACAAGAAGCGACTCAAGGACAACTACGAGCATTGCAAGCGAGGGATTCTACGGGAGGCAGGCGAGATCGCCGTCGCCATGGGTCAAGAGCCACCAAAGGATATCTGGAGCGTGAGGTTCTTGGCTGAAAAGCTGCGGAAGCTAGCGGACGAGACCAGCGCAGACGAGCGCGTCCGGGCGGCCGAGGAGGCTGTGCAGGTGGTCGTGCGTGAGCTTGATCGCGCTCGGGCGGTCGCCGCGCGACACTGTGGAGAACCAGCCAAATGATGCGCCGCGAAGCCGCCTGGCGCACCCTGTGCTGCCTCATCGATCCGGAATACGATCCGGATGCGCCGGCCGGTGAGGGAAACAAGCCGCCGTTGTCGCTTAGGACATTCGATCGGCGCACCCGGGAAAGGCAGATCGCACACAACCGCATCGCGCGACAGCCCTACTACACGATGGCCGATCTAGAAGCGTACGCAGAGAGCACGAGATGCCCCGCCGTAGAGACTACACCGTTAGCGTCCGCCGCCACCCCGACGGCAAGCGGTGGCGCGTCCACTGGCGTGAGGGCCCGGACCACAAGCGCCGCAAGATCACGTGCGAGACCAAGGCAGAAGCTGATCGCACGCAAGCCGAAATCGCGGCTGGGGTCCAGCCCGCCGAAGAGCTCGGAGACTACGACATCATGAGGGCGCTCGTGGAGTACCAGGAGCAGCACGTACAGCCGAACTGCTCGACGAAGGAAGCGGGCAACCTGTGGTACCGCGTGCACGGCGCGCGCGGGATACACCTCGACCTGGATGGCCTGACCTTCGGCGACCTCGACGACGACCGGCAGCGCGCGATCGAGAAGGCTTGGCGCGACCCGAGCCGCATGGCGCCGAGCACGGCCGCCCGCTGCGTCACCGACCTGAGCGCGGCCCAGAACTACGCCTACCGCCGCCAGCGCCTGGCGCGCCGCGTGCCCATCACGATCACCATCCCCCAGCCGCCCCGTGCGAAGGTCGAGCTGTGGGCGCCTGAGCAGGTGGGGGCGATGCTTGAGCAGCTCCCAAACCACGGCCGGGTCTACGTGTGGCTGCTGCTATGCGGTAGCCGGTGCGAGGCCGCGCGCCTGGCGACGCCGGCGCAGCTGGATCTCCGCGGGCGGGTGCTGGACACCCTGCCGCCTGGCGTGCGCCAGACGCGCAAGCGGCGCGAGGTCCTGCCGCTGACGGCACAGGCGCGCGACGCTCTCCTGGCTCTGCGGCGCGGTAAGCGCTACCTGGTCGACGATGACCCGGCCGGCGAGAGCGATGCCCCCATCGCGTCGGTCAAGACCATGTGGGGCAACGCGCGGCGGCGCGCGGATCTGCCGGCGACGTTGCTGGCCAAGAACTTCCGCCATACCCTGGCCATGTGGGCGGCCGCTCGCGCCGTGCCGATGGTGCAGTGGGAGTGGCTGCTAGGGCATCGCCAGGGGAGTGCGAACGATGCATACATCTTCGCTAACCCGGATCACATGGCGGAGCTGGTGGCCGCGTTGAGCGAATTTCACCAGGCCGTGAGCGGCCAACTGGCGAATAGCGACCCCGAATCTACCCCACGAAAAGCGAGTGGTCCTTAAGTGACTGAACGGAGTGGAAATGCGATGACCGAGCGCTACCTTGACATGGTGGTGGTCGCTGGTTCGATCCCAGCCGCGCCTACCATCTCCTGAGTCCTCCCCTTGCCTAGCGTCTCGGGAAAATCGCCGACAGCAACGCATTGCGCAGCGACAGCACCCGCCATCGCAGCGCCTCCACCGTGCTCGTGGGCAGCGCCGTGGCACTGAGCGCTAGGGCCGAGGCCCGATCGCGCGCGGCGTAACGCTCAAGACCCGCCGCATTGCGCACCTCGCGTTCGCCGATCAGCTCGTAGTCACGCTGATAGTGTTCCCGGATTTGCTGGAGCGTGTGGGGGGTGGGCGCGGCGGCCTTCGCGCGCCGCTCCTTCGATCGGTTGAGCACGCCGACGCGCAACGATGGCAGCGCCAGTACCTCAGCGAGGAGGTCCAGGTCCGTCCGTAGGGTCTCGTAGGTCGCCAGATAGGTCAGAGACGCCGCCGCACCTGCCACCTCCAGCCGACGGGCCTGCGGTTGCAAGTGGTGTCCCTCGCGATTGCGCTCCCAATACTCATCGAAAGTGAGGCCACCGGCGTGCTGTTCCTGCCCCCGAGCGCCCGGCGCGGCGAGTTCCGGGCGTGAGTGGAAGCGATACCAGCTGCTCACCCAGTCGAGCGGGTCACGCATGACGGCGAAGGACAGGAAGTCCTCGAAGGGTCGCTGCTCCCAGACGAAGGCGAAGCGGCTCAGTACAGACTCTAGCGGCATGTGCTTGCCGACCGCCGCGACCGTGACGCGGATGTCCGCAATGGCACTTAGGCGAGACTGCTCGATAGAGGTCGACGCCGCCTTTGTGTTAGCGACGAAGATAAAGGGGTGCTGACCGGCAAAGCGCATCAACATGGCGATATCCGAGGTTGGTCGGTGGCGGCGATCGCCGGATGGGAGCAGCCCTTTCGGGGCTTGCCACGGCTGGAAGCGGGGTGAAGATACCACCGGTCGCCCGCTTGTCGCCAATTGCGGCTCCACCGCCACCGGTCGCGCCGCTCGTTTAGCTCAGGTCGACCGATCGTACTTACCGCGGCAAATCCGGCGCCGCCTAGGCACTCGTGGTGCCTTGCGAGGAAGTCCGCCTCATGAAGGCGGGACCGTGCCCCTACGCTCTACCCTAACCTAGTATATGTATTAGTCCGCTGCCGGCTCGCTATCGGCGTGACCTTCTCCCGCGGACAACTCCGCTATCGCCCGATCGAGCGCCTCCACCACGGCCGCTTCAAGGCGCGCCACGAGTTCCTTAGCGGGCCCTTCAGTCACCACCGTTGTCGGCCGCTCGAACAGCACCGTCGCCTGTCCTTCTCGATACAGCATGGTGGCGCTGAAAGGGCACATAGCGAGCGCCCTCGGATCGAGGTTACTGAGCTCATTGGCGTACCAGGGGCTACAGAACACCAGGCTGCGGATAGCCTCGTAGCCGTTGCGATTGTAGTTCTCGCCCCAGCGCTCCTCGTTCTTGGCGAGTGACTTGCCAATATTGGGCTCGGCGATGACCCAGAAGCGGCTTTCCTCCAACGAGTGATAGACGGCGTCGTAGGCCGCGGCCTGGTCGGCCATCACGGAGCGCTGGTAGATGGGATCCTCAGGATGCTCCGCCGCCTGCGTGGCACTCACACACGCCGCCAAGGCCACTGCGGCAAACAAGCCAATCAAACGCATCGCGATTCTCTCCTACGAACGACGTGTCGGTTGGGGCCACTCTCTCCGCGCCCGGCAACCCCATCAGGGGGCGAGTTTACCCGCCCGAGTGTCCACTGATAATCTGCAGCTTCCGTTTGGTTCACGCATGCCGTCAGATTAGCGATTCATGTCCGCCCGCTGGCCCCGCGGCCTTCTCTTCACCCAATGGCTCGTCTTCGCCGCCCTAGTCGCCTTCGGCACGTACCTGGCCGCTGAGCTCGGCCTCGTTGCCCGCCTTGTGCAAGGCGATATCACCCGCCTCAGCATCCTCATTTTGCTGCTGCTGTTGGGGGGCCTCCTGCACGGTGCCTGGCGCGCGGCCACACTCTCTCGCGAGTTGGATGTCATCGACGATCTCGCGGTGCGCTTCGAGCGTGACCGTGACGCCGCGCCCCTGCTCGCCCTAGGTGCGCCGGGTACAGGAACGACCTCGCTAGTGCACGCCTACCTCGGCGCCGTCGCCCTGGCGGCCGGGCGCGGCGCTGAGGAGTCATCGCAGAACCTCACGGACGTCTTCAACGACCGCGTGCATGCGCCCTACGAGTTCGGCTGGTTTCTCACCAACCTCAGCATCCGCCTGGGTCTGCTCGGAACGGTCATCGGATTTATCCTCATGTTGCGCAGCGCGGTGGTGATCGACTCGATCGAATTCTCCACCGTGCAATCGCTGCTATCGGAGATGACCCAGGGCATGGGCGTCGCCTTGAACACTACCCTGGTCGGTCTGGTCGTCAGCGCCGTCCTGAGCGTGCAGTACCTGTGGCTCGACTTCGGCGCCCGGCGCCTGGTGTCGGATACGGTGTTCTTCGCCGAACGCGACTTGAAGGAGGGGTTCGCCGCCAGTGCGCCAGCGCCTGCGTCCCCTGCCGGCTGAGCAGGATCCATTCACGGATCTGCTGTTTAACGCCCTGCTAGCGTTCACGTTCCTGTTCATCGTGGCCCTAATCTTCCTGCACCCACCCACGGAGCAAGGCCGCATCGACATCAAGGCGGAGTACCTGATCTCGGCCACCTGGGGCGATAACCTGCCCGACGACGTGGACATGTGGGTCGAGGACCCGACAGGCAACGTCATTTGGTTCAACAACCCCTCCGCCGGCTTCATGCACCTGGACCGCGACGACCGCGGCATCAGCAACGACCAGATGCTCGTCGACGGCCAAGAAGTCATCAACCCCCTTAACCAGGAAGTTGTGACGCTGCGCGGGTGGACGCAGGGGGAGTACGTGGTCAACCTGCATTACTACGATTCGGAGACTGGCAACCCCGTGGACGTCAACGTAAGGGTGGCGCGGGTCAACCCCGTGCTAGAGATCCTCTACTACGAGGAGGTAACGCTCAGGGACAAGGGGGAGGAACGTACCGCCGTACGATTCACCCTCGATAGCCAGGGCGAGGTGAGCAACATCAACACGCTGGCGAAGGCGCTGGTGTCCGTGGATACCTTTTGATGAGCGGCCTCATCGTCACCTTGGCTTTGGCCTACGCCGTCATCCTCGCGATCCTAGTGAGCGTATGGCTGCGCGGGAGCCAGGCCCTGTGGATGAAGGCGGCCGTCTCCGTGCTGGTGTTCGGTTTCTGCGTGGCCAGCTATCAGGGCTGGCGTCAGGTGACTGGCTGGCCCGCGGCTCAGGTGCTGCCGGAGCGATTTTTACTGCTGAGCTCCTGGGTGCGCGAGCCGGACGAGAAGAGCAACAGCTCAGGGGGAATCGACCTGTGGGTGGTCACCGTGACCGACGACGGACCCGACATGCATCCCCGGGCCTACGGGTTACCCTACGACACGGAGCTTCACCAATCGATCGAAGCGGCAGAGCGACGCATGGGCCAAGGCCGCTTGCAGATGGGACGCCGCATCGTCGAGGACGGCCGTCGTACCAACGTCGGCGCGGTACGGCTGGCGCCCGACCAGCAGCTCATCGAGTTCTACGATGTGCCCGACCCGGCGCTGCCCGAGAAATGATCAGAGCGCGCTTACTGCGACGGCTGCCCGCGCTGGCCCTCATGGGCATCACTCTCACCGCATGCACTCGCGCGGTGGCGCCTGACGACTACTTCCCGCTGCAGCCAGGGCACGAATGGCGCTATCGCGTCGACGTGGAAGGAGCCCCAAGGCCGCCCGCGGGCCTGCGCGTGCACGAGGTGCGCACCCTGAGACCGATCAAGGTCGACGGGGTGGACGGCAAGGTGTTTCGTCGCTTCGATACGCTGGGCAACGAATACCATTTCACCCGCAGCGATACGGGTGTCGAGCGCATCGGCCTTCGCAATGCGACTGAGCTCGAGGCGCAGCGCGACGTGCCCGCCCGACCGGTTCTTCCCACGCCGCCCAAGGTGGGCAGCACTTGGCAAGTCTCGACCCATCCCTTTGCCTTACGCCGAACCGTTCCCCTAGGTGGATACCTATCCTCCCAGTACTCGATCGCGCTCACAATGATGATCGAGGCCACGAACGATGTCGTAACGACGCCGGCAGGTCGCTTCGAGAATTGCCTGCGCGTGGTGGGGGAGGGCTCCATCGAGCTCTACGGCGATGCGAGACAGGGGTTCATCACCGTGCCGATTACGCAAACGGAGTGGTACGCCCCTGGCGTTGGCTTGGTGAAGCTCCTACGGGAGGAGCCCCTAGAGGCAGAGATCTTCGAAGGCGGCTCGATCCAGTACGAGCTGATCGGCTACCGCTGACCGTCCCCTGTCCGCTCAGGCGCACCGAACAAGGCCTCTTCGTACTGCGGATAGAGGTGCATGATGGAGCGGGTGTACTCCGCCCTCGGCGTCGCGAGTGGTGTGAATCGGGAGGGCATGGGCTGCTCCATCAGCTCGGGCATGAGGCGTCCCTCCGCCACGGCGTCGCGCACCAGCGCGTCGAGCCAACGCAGGTACTCGGCATTGAGACGCAGAGCACCGCTCTCGGCACCGATGACCGGACCATGCCCAGGAACGATCTGCTTGGCACCGAGCGCCTCGAGCTCCTCCAGCGTCGCTAACCAGCGCTCGATATCTGCATCGGGTGTAGTAGGCGCCCGTTGGTGGAAGCAGAGGTCACCGCAGAACAGGACACCAGTCGTGCGATCGTAGATCACCAAGTCTCCCTCCGTGTGTCCCCCGAAGGCCAGAATCTCGAGCTCGTGGTCGCCGAGCTCCATGGTGCGTGGTGTTGCGTCCGCGCTTGGCAGATGCAGCTCCGTGCCCCGCATCCAGGGGCCCAGCATGCGATACACGCCGTCTAAAATCGCATTGCCATTGGCGCGCATGCTCTCGCGGGTGGCGGGTAGCGCCTCGATCGGGATATCGGCGAAGGCGGCGTTGCCGAGCACATGGTCCGGATGTTGATGGGTGTTGAACACGCGCACGATCGGCGAGTCCACGGTCTGCTCAATCAGCTCGCGCAAGGCCTTGCCGTGCTCGAGCGATGTACCCGTATCAATCACGACCGTGCCAATGCTCGCACTGATGAACGCCAAGTTAGCGATTCGCCCCCCGTTCGCCATCGTGAAGTGCTCGAGCTCACCGGAGACCAGGTAAGTGCCCTCGGCGATCCGCTGCGCTTCTAGCTCGTAACCGTAGCGATCGGCGGCTTCGCTCGTCCCGGCGGCCGCCAGCGCGCACAGGAGAACGCCCACGTGACGCATCCCTCGCTCCTCCATCACTCGATCGTCTGCTCGAAGCGGTTGCCGTTGATATCCCGCCCGCTCAGGCGGACGACGCGAACGGCCCGCTCTCCCTCGCCGAAGTCTAGGGTGAAGAAGGGGTTCTCGCTGATGGGCTCATAGGTGAGCAAGCGCCCGAGCAGCTCGCCCTCCTCATCGTGCAGCTCCAACCGTTCGATGTAGAACGCCGGGATGCCTGGCGCCAGTCCCGTGTCCATTGGGTGCATCACGCGCACGCGCAAACGCCGCAGACGGTCCTCTTCGCCCCAGGTGCGGTAGCTGATGTCGCCCAGGGTCTCCGCCCAGTTGCCCTGCGCGCGTCCGTTGCTTGGCGCCGTGCACCCACCCCCAGCGGCATCCACCCAGACGCCACCTACGTGCCACACCCCCTCGTTGGTGAGCACGGCCGCGCGGACGGGGCTCGCCTGCTCGAGCTTCAGGCGCAGGCCTATCGAGGCACTTAAGCGCTCTGGGAGGTATTCGAGCACCTTTTGGATGGGGTTCAGGTCAGTGAATACCACCATGCGCTGAACGTCGGGCAGCTCAGCCACCCGTACCATCACAGGCACATTGGCCGGGTTCTCGGCGGCGGATGGCGCCAGCACCTGCACGCGCTCATCGAAGACGTATGGCAGGCCTTCGAGCACCCGCTCGTGCATCACGGTCCACATCGGCGATCGCAAGGGGTCGACGGGCGAGGATTGGGGCGCGATCTCCGCTAGGGCGAGCGAGCCCGCCAGCAACGACATGAGGAGTGAGAGCGCGTAGGGCATACGGGTGAGTCCATCCATCAAAGGCACCTGCAGTCTAGTCAGAACCACCAGGGCGGCAGAGCGAGCTTCACTTCGCCACGCGGCGCCCACAGCCTAGCGCGGCGTGATGCCTGCGGCGACGCGATCAGCGCCGTAGCGACGGAATATCTCATCGAGCGTACCGGATTGCTGCAACCCCATCATCGCCTCATTCAGACGCGCTCCCAGATCATCCCCAGCATTGGCCTTGACGGCAGCACCTAGGTCCCACTGGGTCGTACGTAGGCCCGGTAGGGCCACGCGCGAAAGACCAATGCCGGGCTTCTGGGCGGCGAAGGACTGCACTTCCACCGCGTTGCCCACCACCGCATCCACCTCGCCCGCGAGTAGCGCCTCGACAGCGATCGGCAACGTGCGGTAGTGGCGAACCTGGTCACGTAGTCGCCCTTCCATAGTGCTGAGCAGGAAGGTGTCGGGCAGCGTGTCAATCTCCACACCGACGGTCAGGGACAACAGGCTGCTTGGCGTGAGCTCGCCACCCTCCACCTTGTCCTCGCGAAAAGCCATCAGCACGTGCTCACGATAGTAGGGGGCGACGAACGCCACCTGGTCGTTGCGCATGGCGAACACGGGGTCGATTGGCACGTGCAGCATCACATCGGCGGTACCTCCCCCGAGGTAGTGGCCCTTCCAGACAGCGTTGCGCAGGTCATCCTCGACGGACTCGTCCGCCCCCTGCTCACGCAGGGACAGACGCATACCTAATCTTTCGGCTAGAGCGCGAGCGATATCCACATCGATACCCACCAGCCGGCCCTTTGGATCGCGTGAGGAGAACGGCGGATATTCGGCGTACACGGCGACCGACAGTTCCCCCGGACGCTGCGTGGCCGGTAATTCCTGGCCGATGCTCGCCAGCCCCCAAAACGCGCAAACCCCGGCGATGGCCAGGGCTTGCAGGGTTACACTGAAACGAAGCAAGGCGTTAGCTCTCCACAGCCTTGGTCACGAGCCAGGCTCGAATCGACCACAGGGCCTCTTGACTGAGGATGCCCTCGAATTTCGGCATGTAGGTGATGCCGTTGCGAATGGCTCCGTTACGCGCTCGGTAGATGAACCATTCATCGCCCTCGGCGTCCCCCGGCAACTCGCGAAGATCCGGCGCGATTCCGCCGCTTACAGCGCCCAGGCCATGACAGCGCGCGCAGTTCTGATTGTAGGCAGAGGAGCCGAGTTCAATCGCCGCCTCGTTGCCCTCGAAGGGGTTTGCTTCGAGCCACTCCTCACCCAGTTGGGGCAGATGGGAGGTGTCGACAGCTTGCGGCGTGACGTCGCCGTGCCCGAACGCCACGGTTGTCAGGGCCGCGACCGCGACCGCCCCCGCGGTGAATGCTGCAGCCTTACGCTTCATGATCTTCATCATCCTCTTGCTTGCCCCGAGTCGCCTTGCGAGCAACCCAAAGGGCCCCATTTCCCACAGACTTCTTTGGTCGTGAGCGCACCGGAAGGCTCTGCCTCCCGGTGCAACTCACATCGCTTCACTCAGTTGCTGCTAGCAGCGCGGACCGTCGAGGGTAGCTTGAACACCCACAGGCTACCGCCCTGGTTCAAGTACTTGACCGTCTTCGCCACGTCGCCACCCCACAGGGGCACGGCACCACCCCAGCCCGAGGCCACCGCCACGTACTGGTCACCGTCCATCTCCCAAGTGATCGGCGAGCCAACCACGCCGGAACCGGTCTGGAACTTCCACAGCTCCTCACCCGTCTTGGCGTCGAAGGCCTTCAGGTAGCCCTCGGGCGTACCGGTGAACACTAGATTGCCCGCGGTGCTCATCACACCACCCCACAGAGGCGCCTGGTTCTTCGCTTCCCACACCTTCTCGCCGGTCACGGGATCAAAGGCGCGCAGGGCGCCGATGTAGTCGTCGAATACAGGCTTGATGGTGAAGCCAGCGCCTAGGTACGCAGCCCCACGCTTGTAGGCGACTGGCTCGTTCCAAATGTCCATGCCCCACTCGTTGGTCGGCACGTAGAAGTAACCGGTGTCAGGGCTGTAGGCCATCGGCATCCAGTTCTTGCCGCCAAGGAAAGAAGGTGCGACGAACACATCCTTACCCTTCTTACCGTCAGCGCTATCGGCGGGATCTCCCGGGCGCAGGCCCGTCTCGATGGGACGACCCGTCTTCAGGTCGATGCCCTCGGCCCAGTCCACGCGATCGACGAACGGGAAGGCATTCAGGAGCTTTCCGTTCTTGCGATTGAGCACGTAGAAGAAGCCGTTGCGGTCTGCGTGGCCAGCGGCCTTGATGGTCTTGCGGCGCTTCTTGTAGTCGAAGGAGACCGTCTCGTTCACACCGTCGTAATCCCAACCGTCGTTCGGGGTGTACTGAAAGTGCCACTTGATCTTGCCGTCGTCCGGATCGATCGCCACGGTGGAGGTGGAGAACAGGTTGTCACCCGGACGCATGTGAGCGTTCCACGGTGCCGGGTTGCCAGCGCCAAAGAAGATCAGGTCAACGTCAGGATCGTAGGTGCCGCCGTTCCAGGTGGCCGCACCGCCGGTCTTCCAGAGATCGCCCGGCCAGGTCTTGTTGGCCGCGCCGCCGCTGATGCCGTTCTCCTCACCGTTCAAGTAGCCCATGTGGCCCTCGACGGTAGGACGACTCCAGACCATCTTGCCGGTCTTGGCGTCGCGCGCTTCCACACGCCCGACGATGCCGAACTCACCGCCGGACACACCGGTGATGACCATGCCCTTGACGATCAACGGGGCTGCCGTCTGCGAGTAGCCTGCCTTGTAGTCGTCGATGCGCTCTTTCCAGACCACCTTACCGGTGTCCTGGTTGAGGGCGACGATCTGCGCGTCCAGGGTGCCGAAGATCACCAGGTCGTCGTAGAGACCCGCGCCACGGTTCACCACATCGCAGCAGGGCAGGATTCCATCGGGCAGACGATGCTCGTACTGCCACAGTTCCTCACCGGTACGGGCATCGATTGCGAATAGCCGCGAGTAAGAACCAGTGACGAAGATCTTGCCGTCGTGGACCAGGGGCTGAGACTCCTGACCGCGCTGCTTTTCACCTCCGAAGGAGAAAGCCCAGGCCGGCACCATGCCCCCGACGTTGTTGGAGTTGATCTGCGTGAGGGGGCTGTAGCGTTGTCCTCTCGTGCCCATTCCGTAGCTGACGACGTCCCCCGTCGTGTCGGCGTCGGTCACGATGGCCGAGTCGGTAACGGGTGCTGCGGCCTGCGCTGAGCAGGCGAAGATGCTAACTGCCAGCAGGCCGAGCCCGCCACGCACCGTCACATCGTGTTGTCTTGATCCCATGATCCCTCCCACATGGATGGTTATGCGTTGCCGATGATATGGCGCCCTGATCCAACTCCATCAGCACGGAAAGCCGGATTCCACATACGTAATAACCCGTACGAACAGCGGTGCAGACGGCCCTCAGGCCGCCATTTCTCGAGCCGTTTTAGGGCTTGTGTCCGAAAATGTGTGGTGCGCTAAGGAGGGTACTGCAGTTAGCCTGGAGAACCAAAAATACGCCTCCTGAGGCATTCAAGGATGAGTGCACTGCACAAGGAGATGGGATCGCG
This genomic window from Pseudomonadota bacterium contains:
- a CDS encoding sulfotransferase family 2 domain-containing protein; this translates as MLMRFAGQHPFIFVANTKAASTSIEQSRLSAIADIRVTVAAVGKHMPLESVLSRFAFVWEQRPFEDFLSFAVMRDPLDWVSSWYRFHSRPELAAPGARGQEQHAGGLTFDEYWERNREGHHLQPQARRLEVAGAAASLTYLATYETLRTDLDLLAEVLALPSLRVGVLNRSKERRAKAAAPTPHTLQQIREHYQRDYELIGEREVRNAAGLERYAARDRASALALSATALPTSTVEALRWRVLSLRNALLSAIFPRR
- a CDS encoding MotA/TolQ/ExbB proton channel family protein; protein product: MSARWPRGLLFTQWLVFAALVAFGTYLAAELGLVARLVQGDITRLSILILLLLLGGLLHGAWRAATLSRELDVIDDLAVRFERDRDAAPLLALGAPGTGTTSLVHAYLGAVALAAGRGAEESSQNLTDVFNDRVHAPYEFGWFLTNLSIRLGLLGTVIGFILMLRSAVVIDSIEFSTVQSLLSEMTQGMGVALNTTLVGLVVSAVLSVQYLWLDFGARRLVSDTVFFAERDLKEGFAASAPAPASPAG
- a CDS encoding quinoprotein relay system zinc metallohydrolase 1 produces the protein MRHVGVLLCALAAAGTSEAADRYGYELEAQRIAEGTYLVSGELEHFTMANGGRIANLAFISASIGTVVIDTGTSLEHGKALRELIEQTVDSPIVRVFNTHQHPDHVLGNAAFADIPIEALPATRESMRANGNAILDGVYRMLGPWMRGTELHLPSADATPRTMELGDHELEILAFGGHTEGDLVIYDRTTGVLFCGDLCFHQRAPTTPDADIERWLATLEELEALGAKQIVPGHGPVIGAESGALRLNAEYLRWLDALVRDAVAEGRLMPELMEQPMPSRFTPLATPRAEYTRSIMHLYPQYEEALFGAPERTGDGQR
- a CDS encoding quinoprotein dehydrogenase-associated SoxYZ-like carrier, translating into MDGLTRMPYALSLLMSLLAGSLALAEIAPQSSPVDPLRSPMWTVMHERVLEGLPYVFDERVQVLAPSAAENPANVPVMVRVAELPDVQRMVVFTDLNPIQKVLEYLPERLSASIGLRLKLEQASPVRAAVLTNEGVWHVGGVWVDAAGGGCTAPSNGRAQGNWAETLGDISYRTWGEEDRLRRLRVRVMHPMDTGLAPGIPAFYIERLELHDEEGELLGRLLTYEPISENPFFTLDFGEGERAVRVVRLSGRDINGNRFEQTIE
- a CDS encoding transporter substrate-binding domain-containing protein, with product MLRFSVTLQALAIAGVCAFWGLASIGQELPATQRPGELSVAVYAEYPPFSSRDPKGRLVGIDVDIARALAERLGMRLSLREQGADESVEDDLRNAVWKGHYLGGGTADVMLHVPIDPVFAMRNDQVAFVAPYYREHVLMAFREDKVEGGELTPSSLLSLTVGVEIDTLPDTFLLSTMEGRLRDQVRHYRTLPIAVEALLAGEVDAVVGNAVEVQSFAAQKPGIGLSRVALPGLRTTQWDLGAAVKANAGDDLGARLNEAMMGLQQSGTLDEIFRRYGADRVAAGITPR
- the pedF gene encoding cytochrome c-550 PedF encodes the protein MKRKAAAFTAGAVAVAALTTVAFGHGDVTPQAVDTSHLPQLGEEWLEANPFEGNEAAIELGSSAYNQNCARCHGLGAVSGGIAPDLRELPGDAEGDEWFIYRARNGAIRNGITYMPKFEGILSQEALWSIRAWLVTKAVES
- a CDS encoding PQQ-dependent methanol/ethanol family dehydrogenase, producing the protein MGSRQHDVTVRGGLGLLAVSIFACSAQAAAPVTDSAIVTDADTTGDVVSYGMGTRGQRYSPLTQINSNNVGGMVPAWAFSFGGEKQRGQESQPLVHDGKIFVTGSYSRLFAIDARTGEELWQYEHRLPDGILPCCDVVNRGAGLYDDLVIFGTLDAQIVALNQDTGKVVWKERIDDYKAGYSQTAAPLIVKGMVITGVSGGEFGIVGRVEARDAKTGKMVWSRPTVEGHMGYLNGEENGISGGAANKTWPGDLWKTGGAATWNGGTYDPDVDLIFFGAGNPAPWNAHMRPGDNLFSTSTVAIDPDDGKIKWHFQYTPNDGWDYDGVNETVSFDYKKRRKTIKAAGHADRNGFFYVLNRKNGKLLNAFPFVDRVDWAEGIDLKTGRPIETGLRPGDPADSADGKKGKDVFVAPSFLGGKNWMPMAYSPDTGYFYVPTNEWGMDIWNEPVAYKRGAAYLGAGFTIKPVFDDYIGALRAFDPVTGEKVWEAKNQAPLWGGVMSTAGNLVFTGTPEGYLKAFDAKTGEELWKFQTGSGVVGSPITWEMDGDQYVAVASGWGGAVPLWGGDVAKTVKYLNQGGSLWVFKLPSTVRAASSN